In Plasmodium chabaudi chabaudi strain AS genome assembly, chromosome: 9, the following proteins share a genomic window:
- a CDS encoding fam-d protein, with product MKMMNIILSFFLLVIFSNVKAATFQNANNNNTKLIGYNPISQPTVTFTIYKEKHIPYLDAINDVFRNESENTKYAFQGGNYHWIITDFDISIDNSSRHLKKHFSSNRIEAIQAGTTFFIAYIKKKFKDVISRCMYKYDFESNCPDDLKDFANNLKASIYDRFEYEFTHGLIKYESEPKDVKVKKSAKKIFKALVPNSDMAMNGHFIKIIWDSENNRLTHNISIYFSMNINKNNANATCYYKSPKSEIAESFVKSLRKHDLLSQMY from the coding sequence atgaaaatgatgaatattatattatcatttttcttattagtaattttttcaaatgttAAGGCTGCGACTTTTcaaaatgcaaataataacaatacaAAATTGATTGGATATAATCCAATATCTCAACCAACTGTAACATTCACAatttataaagaaaagCATATTCCATATTTAGATGCAATTAATGATGTTTTTCGTAATGAATCggaaaatacaaaatatgcatTTCAAGGTGGCAATTATCATTGGATTATAACAGACTTTGATATATCTATAGATAATTCGTCTCGGCATttgaaaaaacatttttctaGTAATAGAATTGAAGCAATACAAGCAGGcacaacattttttatagcttATATAAAGAAGAAGTTTAAAGATGTAATTTCACGATGcatgtataaatatgattttgAAAGCAACTGTCCTGACGATTTAAAGGATTTTGCTAATAATCTAAAGGCTTCGATATATGATAGATTTGAGTACGAGTTTACACACGgcttaataaaatatgaaagcGAACCAAAGGATGTAAAGGTCAAAAAGAGTGCaaagaaaatttttaaagcgCTTGTACCAAATTCAGATATGGCGATGAACGgccattttattaaaataatatgggATAGTGAGAATAATCGTTTAACCCATAATATTAGCATTTATTTCagtatgaatataaataaaaataatgcaaatGCTACttgttattataaatcTCCTAAATCTGAAATTGCTGAATCATTTGTTAAATCTTTAAGAAAACACGATTTATTATCACAAATGTATTAA
- a CDS encoding fam-d protein — protein sequence MMKIIFSLFILSISANVKAASYQSGNPNKPQLISYDSVAHPTALFEYPETKHYKYLDLINDVLSKQSENTRYAFEGGNYHMVLTDFDISIDNEPHYVNEHFSKKGTEIIKEGTAFFIAYLKEKLKYISSHYMYKYDFENNYASDLMEFAHDLKAIVYDRFAYEYKHNFVKFRHEPEDKKLREKARDFFVALMKNSAVRIQGYFIKTRTDESFMYLSQDASLYFTVAIAPFRVNATYDFGFPEFEVVHDGSPPLKKLRSYNYK from the coding sequence TCAAAGTGGAAATCCTAATAAACCACAATTGATTTCATATGATTCGGTAGCTCACCCAACTGCATTATTTGAATACCCGGAGACAaaacattataaatatttagatTTAATTAATGATGTTTTAAGCAAACAATCAGAAAATACAAGATATGCATTTGAAGGTGGTAATTATCATATGGTTTTAACAGACTTTGATATATCCATAGATAATGAGCCTCATTATGTGAACGAacatttttctaaaaaaggaactgaaataataaaagaaggaacagcattttttatagcttATTTAAAGGAGAaacttaaatatatatcttcacactatatgtataaatatgattttgAAAACAACTATGCTTCCGATTTAATGGAGTTTGCTCATGATCTAAAAGCTATAGTATATGATAGATTTGCATACGAGTATAAACACAACTTTGTAAAATTCAGACATGAGCCTGAAGATAAAAAGCTCAGAGAGAAGGCAAGGGATTTTTTTGTAGCGCTTATGAAAAATTCAGCTGTGAGAATTCAAGGTTATTTCATCAAAACACGAACGGATGAAAGTTTTATGTACTTAAGCCAAGATGCTAGTCTTTATTTCACTGTCGCTATAGCTCCATTTCGTGTAAATGCTACTTATGATTTTGGATTTCCAGAATTTGAAGTTGTTCACGATGGCTCACCacctttaaaaaaattacgaTCTTATAACTACAAATAG